The Lycium ferocissimum isolate CSIRO_LF1 chromosome 10, AGI_CSIRO_Lferr_CH_V1, whole genome shotgun sequence genome window below encodes:
- the LOC132035506 gene encoding major pollen allergen Ole e 10-like, with amino-acid sequence MTLKDWIFLSFLVMKCFVVIKVEGMVQEKQDATIPVTTLSPPEGNTTFLGGTTWCVARPGAPQIDLQNALDWACGLGMADCRPIQAGGPCFEPDTLLSHASFAFNFYYQQNGNSDIACNFGGTAMLIKNNPTHEKCIYATSGPRSIEDMKAAAPPFTKESLSIMWWKIAIILLLLYLGS; translated from the exons ATGACACTTAAAGATTGGATCTTTCTGAGCTTTTTGGTCATGAAATGTTTTGTGG TGATAAAAGTAGAGGGCATGGTGCAAGAGAAGCAGGATGCAACTATTCCAGTTACAACACTTTCACCTCCTGAAGGCAACACAACATTCCTTGGTGGCACAACATGGTGTGTGGCCCGGCCCGGGGCTCCACAGATTGATTTGCAGAATGCGTTGGACTGGGCTTGTGGATTGGGAATGGCAGATTGCAGGCCCATCCAAGCTGGTGGCCCGTGCTTTGAGCCCGATACGCTTTTATCCCATGCTTCATTTGCTTTCAATTTCTACTACCAACAGAATGGTAATTCTGATATTGCTTGCAATTTTGGAGGAACTGCTATGTTGATTAAAAACAACCCAA CTCATGAAAAATGTATCTATGCTACATCCGGTCCAAG GTCGATTGAGGACATGAAGGCTGCAGCACCTCCATTTACCAAAGAAAGCTTAAGCATAATGTGGTGGAAAATAGCTATAATTCTTCTTCTCTTGTACTTGGGAAGCTGA